One window of the Synechococcus sp. CC9311 genome contains the following:
- a CDS encoding uracil phosphoribosyltransferase, which produces MAKTLRVVVPPHPLVAHWLTMLRHAGTPPSLYRTALEELGRWLTYEALRDWLPHRREEVQTALELTEGTVIETGVPLLAVPSLPGGLMLWEGARQVLPHAELCLGGLPEIIEANAGLVLLMDQISDGEELSVLMEELVSKGVESRRLRVIAALTASPGLKHLGEAFPELTIHTACIDEEVNANGQISPGIGNTSQRLQIRTAPST; this is translated from the coding sequence ATGGCCAAAACCTTGAGGGTGGTTGTTCCTCCCCATCCACTCGTTGCTCACTGGCTCACGATGTTGCGCCATGCCGGCACACCACCATCGCTGTATCGAACTGCGCTCGAGGAATTGGGACGTTGGCTGACCTATGAAGCCTTGCGAGATTGGCTTCCCCATCGCCGTGAGGAGGTACAAACCGCGCTGGAGCTCACGGAAGGAACTGTGATTGAAACGGGTGTTCCCCTGCTGGCCGTTCCCTCTCTTCCTGGTGGGTTGATGCTCTGGGAAGGGGCAAGGCAAGTGCTGCCTCACGCAGAGCTCTGTCTTGGTGGCCTGCCAGAAATAATCGAAGCCAACGCAGGTCTTGTCTTGCTGATGGATCAAATCAGTGATGGAGAGGAGCTATCAGTGCTCATGGAAGAGCTCGTCTCAAAAGGTGTCGAAAGCCGAAGGCTTCGTGTGATTGCGGCTTTAACAGCCAGCCCTGGGCTCAAACACCTGGGAGAAGCATTTCCCGAACTCACCATTCATACCGCCTGCATCGACGAAGAAGTCAATGCAAACGGTCAAATTTCTCCTGGGATTGGCAACACATCTCAACGGCTGCAAATCAGAACAGCTCCCTCGACCTAG
- a CDS encoding pentapeptide repeat-containing protein: MPLPDLFRKHLLPVLFGVLLASSLIAFPFAAQAITAPELRGQFALQDISEDMHGRDLKEKEFLKADLRGIDLSDTDLRGAVINTSQLQGADLHGANLEDVVAFSSRFDETDLSDANFTNAMLMQSRFVDARIEGTDFTNAVIDLTQLKALCGRASGVNSVSGVSTRESLGCR; encoded by the coding sequence ATGCCCCTTCCCGATTTGTTCCGCAAACACCTACTACCCGTTCTCTTCGGGGTGCTTCTTGCGTCGAGCTTGATCGCCTTTCCCTTTGCTGCTCAAGCCATCACGGCGCCTGAATTGCGCGGCCAGTTTGCACTGCAAGACATCAGCGAAGACATGCATGGCCGTGATTTAAAAGAAAAAGAATTTTTGAAAGCCGACCTCCGTGGCATTGACCTCAGCGACACCGATCTGCGCGGAGCAGTGATCAATACCTCCCAATTGCAGGGCGCTGATCTCCATGGAGCGAACCTTGAGGATGTGGTGGCCTTCTCCAGCCGATTTGATGAAACCGACCTAAGCGACGCAAACTTCACGAACGCGATGCTGATGCAAAGCCGGTTTGTGGATGCGCGCATTGAGGGAACGGATTTCACCAACGCAGTGATCGACCTCACTCAGTTGAAGGCTTTATGCGGTCGCGCCAGTGGTGTGAATAGCGTCAGCGGTGTGAGCACCCGTGAAAGCCTGGGGTGCCGTTGA
- the cobW gene encoding cobalamin biosynthesis protein CobW produces the protein MSERLPVTVITGFLGAGKTTLLRHLLINSGQRLAVMVNEFGTVGLDGDLIRSCGFCPEDEIDGRLVELNNGCLCCTVQDDFLPTMETLLARADQLDGIVVETSGLALPRPLLQALEWPEIRARVHVNGVITVVDGEALNNGSPVGDPEALERQRQEDPSLDHLTAIDELFADQLQSADLVLVSRSDCLEPAELDQIQQSLVPKIRTGTSVIPMTRGQVDPSLLLGVERETSSDHEVHEHEHEHEHHDHAHDHHDHTHLDVEGGNVRFEGVIQRKDFERILPPFVIEHQVVRLKGRVWLPGKSLPLQVQMVGPRLETWFEAAPDQAWTPGSQCGVDLVVIGFDPTASEKLTALLLGASQ, from the coding sequence ATGTCTGAACGCCTTCCCGTCACTGTCATTACCGGCTTTTTAGGAGCCGGGAAAACAACACTATTGCGTCATCTCTTGATCAACAGCGGCCAACGCCTCGCAGTGATGGTCAACGAATTCGGAACTGTGGGCCTGGATGGCGATCTCATCCGAAGCTGCGGATTCTGCCCAGAGGATGAAATCGATGGGCGTCTTGTTGAGCTCAATAACGGGTGTTTGTGCTGCACCGTGCAGGACGATTTTCTTCCCACGATGGAAACGCTGCTTGCACGTGCTGATCAGCTCGATGGAATTGTTGTTGAAACCAGTGGGCTAGCTCTTCCTAGACCCCTACTTCAGGCCCTCGAATGGCCCGAGATCAGGGCTCGGGTACATGTGAATGGGGTGATCACTGTTGTGGATGGAGAAGCCCTGAACAACGGAAGTCCCGTGGGAGATCCAGAGGCGTTGGAACGACAACGGCAAGAGGATCCAAGCCTGGACCACCTCACGGCCATTGATGAGTTGTTCGCCGATCAACTTCAATCCGCTGACCTGGTGTTAGTCAGCCGTTCAGATTGCTTAGAGCCCGCCGAGCTGGACCAGATCCAGCAATCACTGGTCCCCAAGATCCGAACCGGTACATCTGTGATCCCCATGACTCGCGGTCAAGTCGACCCGAGCTTGCTTCTGGGAGTGGAACGTGAGACATCTAGCGACCATGAGGTGCATGAGCATGAGCATGAGCATGAGCATCACGACCATGCGCACGATCACCACGATCACACGCACTTAGATGTTGAGGGCGGCAATGTTCGTTTCGAAGGCGTGATCCAACGTAAGGATTTCGAGCGAATCCTTCCTCCTTTTGTGATCGAACATCAGGTGGTGCGCCTCAAGGGGAGGGTTTGGCTACCTGGAAAATCGCTTCCATTGCAAGTGCAAATGGTTGGTCCTCGCTTAGAGACTTGGTTTGAAGCGGCTCCCGATCAGGCCTGGACCCCTGGAAGCCAGTGTGGAGTGGATCTGGTCGTGATTGGCTTTGACCCAACGGCCTCTGAAAAACTCACAGCCCTTCTCCTCGGCGCGAGCCAATGA
- a CDS encoding L,D-transpeptidase encodes MVWSAPFQLLASRATPCMLLLSAVCAGHEFSAPSQANDFVLNSPQPVEVSSRLLAILEPPIAIPDPEPQLVLNRTKRQIRSTGDPIWDLRLEIPGQPSRHFDAVSGRAHRQNADRDQMGSKAPLPTGSYTLGPVEPLAKGAYPELGPVWIGIEPTFTTGRRVLGIHQDPSAGLNGNSGTLGCIGLIREHDLIELSQLIQVSDVRLLVVED; translated from the coding sequence ATGGTCTGGTCTGCGCCCTTTCAGCTTCTGGCGAGTAGAGCAACCCCTTGCATGTTGCTGCTCAGTGCTGTTTGCGCAGGTCACGAATTCAGCGCCCCAAGTCAGGCCAACGACTTTGTGCTCAATAGCCCCCAACCCGTTGAGGTCAGTTCAAGGCTTTTAGCGATTCTGGAGCCTCCGATCGCAATCCCGGATCCCGAGCCTCAGCTGGTCCTTAACCGTACAAAGAGACAGATCCGCTCCACAGGAGATCCCATCTGGGATTTGCGGCTTGAGATACCTGGACAACCGTCGCGTCATTTCGATGCAGTAAGTGGTCGTGCGCATCGCCAGAACGCCGACCGTGATCAGATGGGGAGCAAAGCCCCCTTGCCAACTGGGAGCTACACCCTCGGACCAGTGGAGCCTCTTGCCAAAGGAGCTTATCCAGAACTAGGGCCGGTGTGGATCGGCATAGAACCGACCTTCACCACGGGCCGAAGGGTGCTCGGGATTCATCAAGACCCAAGTGCGGGTCTCAATGGAAACAGTGGCACCTTGGGATGTATCGGACTGATTCGTGAACACGACTTGATCGAACTGTCTCAGTTGATCCAAGTCAGTGATGTGCGTTTATTGGTCGTTGAAGATTAA
- a CDS encoding isoprenylcysteine carboxylmethyltransferase family protein: protein MENNDLPCEEPRHQVDWRESFQGWGLSWTGLLNNQKGEWWLLAQLALICAHSLPTWPSELFEDWSWPVWLLFTGWTVFAVGLGLALQGFLALGPSLSPLPDPKPNAALITTGVYGRCRHPLYRAVVICSFGVVVAKGSLLHLALFLLLVAVLNGKAHREEKRLCSVHPDYLIYRRNTPAILPGIPGLDWRKG, encoded by the coding sequence ATGGAAAACAATGACCTTCCCTGCGAGGAGCCAAGGCATCAGGTTGATTGGCGGGAGAGTTTTCAGGGTTGGGGGTTGAGCTGGACAGGTTTGCTCAACAATCAAAAGGGTGAGTGGTGGTTGCTGGCGCAACTGGCTTTGATCTGCGCTCATAGTCTTCCGACCTGGCCCTCTGAGCTTTTCGAGGATTGGAGTTGGCCTGTATGGCTTTTGTTTACGGGGTGGACGGTATTTGCTGTTGGGCTTGGGTTGGCTCTGCAGGGTTTTCTGGCGTTAGGCCCCAGCTTGTCCCCCCTACCCGATCCAAAGCCCAATGCCGCTTTGATTACCACTGGGGTGTATGGACGTTGCAGGCATCCTCTGTACCGAGCAGTTGTGATTTGCTCGTTTGGTGTGGTGGTGGCTAAGGGAAGTTTGCTTCACCTGGCGCTGTTTTTGCTCTTGGTTGCGGTGTTAAACGGCAAGGCCCACCGCGAAGAGAAGCGCCTCTGCTCTGTCCATCCGGACTATTTGATCTATCGCAGAAACACGCCAGCCATCCTGCCCGGCATTCCTGGCTTGGATTGGCGCAAGGGCTAG
- the purS gene encoding phosphoribosylformylglycinamidine synthase subunit PurS has protein sequence MPRYQARVLVHLRPSVLDPAGEATRSAASRLGVQGIERLRIGKAVELELEASDEADARQQVELLSDRLLANPVIENWTLELKLS, from the coding sequence GTGCCGCGTTATCAAGCTCGTGTTCTGGTGCATCTGCGCCCTTCTGTCCTCGATCCAGCCGGTGAGGCCACGCGTTCGGCTGCCAGCCGATTAGGGGTGCAAGGCATCGAACGCCTTCGCATCGGCAAGGCTGTAGAACTTGAACTGGAAGCGTCTGATGAAGCCGATGCACGCCAACAGGTTGAACTGTTGAGTGATCGACTCCTCGCCAATCCTGTGATTGAGAACTGGACCCTGGAACTCAAGTTGTCATGA
- the purQ gene encoding phosphoribosylformylglycinamidine synthase subunit PurQ yields MSIGVVVFPGSNCDRDVRWATEGCLGMKTRYLWHEETDLSDLDAVVLPGGFSYGDYLRCGAIARFAPVLESLIDFANKGGRVLGICNGFQVLTELGLLPGALTRNSGLHFICEDTPLNVVSARTPWLSHEQAGREIQLPIAHGEGRYQCSEDTLKSLQDNDGIALKYNNNPNGSIADIAGITNPAGNVLGLMPHPERACDPATGGVDGRRLMEALI; encoded by the coding sequence ATGAGCATTGGTGTTGTTGTTTTTCCTGGTTCCAATTGCGACCGGGATGTCCGTTGGGCAACGGAGGGATGCCTTGGCATGAAAACCCGTTACCTCTGGCATGAGGAAACAGATCTGAGCGACCTAGACGCTGTGGTCCTACCGGGAGGGTTCAGTTATGGCGACTATTTACGCTGCGGAGCCATCGCCAGGTTTGCCCCAGTGCTGGAATCCTTGATCGATTTCGCGAACAAGGGCGGGAGGGTGTTAGGCATCTGCAACGGATTTCAAGTGCTCACTGAGCTCGGCTTATTGCCGGGAGCACTCACTCGTAATAGCGGTCTCCATTTCATCTGCGAAGACACTCCTCTCAACGTGGTGAGCGCTCGAACTCCCTGGTTATCTCACGAACAAGCAGGACGTGAAATTCAGCTGCCCATTGCCCATGGAGAGGGCCGTTATCAATGCAGCGAAGACACGCTCAAATCTCTTCAAGACAACGACGGCATCGCGCTGAAATACAACAACAATCCCAATGGCTCCATTGCCGACATTGCCGGAATTACAAATCCAGCAGGCAATGTGCTCGGGTTGATGCCCCATCCTGAACGGGCCTGTGATCCTGCAACGGGTGGCGTTGATGGACGTCGACTGATGGAAGCCCTGATCTAG
- a CDS encoding LD-carboxypeptidase encodes MAVPFSTNGLAASIQKKPPLRPLKKGSRLRAVNAGTWLEPETDFGPLVERCEAEGWTLEVPESVKRQWQWFSGTDQQRVDDLERAWRNPSLDGLIYVGAGWGGARVLEAGFRFPNRPLWTLGFSDTSSMLMAQWSAGLRGAIHGSTTGPDQQWERTVNLLRGEPVAPLQGRSVRAGVARGPLVVTNLTVATHLIGTPWFPDLRGSILVLEDVGEAPYRVDRMLTQWRSSGVLRGLAGVATGRFSWKGEVEPGDFSMDGILEERLSDLGIPLVMNLPLGHGLPNMALPLGAAATLNANRGTLVLDPDRTQS; translated from the coding sequence ATGGCCGTTCCATTCTCTACTAATGGTTTAGCTGCATCGATTCAAAAGAAGCCCCCACTTCGTCCATTAAAAAAGGGCTCAAGGCTTCGAGCCGTTAATGCCGGAACTTGGCTCGAGCCTGAAACAGACTTTGGCCCGTTAGTGGAGCGCTGTGAAGCAGAGGGTTGGACGTTAGAAGTCCCAGAATCGGTGAAACGTCAATGGCAATGGTTTTCGGGCACCGATCAACAGCGAGTCGATGATCTTGAGCGTGCCTGGCGCAATCCTTCCCTGGATGGTCTGATTTATGTCGGTGCTGGCTGGGGAGGCGCCAGGGTTTTAGAAGCTGGATTTCGCTTCCCCAATCGACCGCTCTGGACCCTGGGGTTTTCTGACACCAGCTCGATGCTGATGGCGCAATGGTCAGCTGGCTTGCGTGGCGCCATCCACGGATCCACCACTGGACCTGACCAACAGTGGGAGCGAACGGTCAATCTCCTGAGAGGGGAACCGGTCGCTCCACTGCAAGGGCGTTCCGTACGTGCCGGAGTGGCCAGAGGTCCGCTCGTGGTGACCAATCTCACGGTTGCAACCCATTTGATTGGCACACCCTGGTTCCCTGATCTGCGTGGATCAATCCTGGTGCTGGAAGATGTTGGAGAAGCTCCCTACAGAGTGGATCGCATGCTTACGCAGTGGCGCAGCTCCGGCGTACTGCGTGGCCTTGCGGGAGTAGCAACGGGACGCTTCAGCTGGAAAGGAGAGGTAGAGCCAGGTGATTTTTCAATGGATGGGATCCTCGAGGAGCGACTCTCTGATCTCGGCATCCCCTTGGTCATGAATTTGCCCCTTGGGCATGGACTTCCCAATATGGCTCTCCCCCTTGGTGCCGCAGCAACGCTCAACGCCAATCGAGGCACGCTAGTTCTGGATCCCGATCGCACGCAGTCATGA
- the fba gene encoding class II fructose-bisphosphate aldolase (catalyzes the reversible aldol condensation of dihydroxyacetonephosphate and glyceraldehyde 3-phosphate in the Calvin cycle, glycolysis, and/or gluconeogenesis), producing the protein MALVPLRLLLDHAAENGYGIPAFNVNNLEQVQSIMEAAHETDSPVILQASRGARTYAGENFLRHLILAAVETYPDIPVVMHQDHGNSPATCFGAAANGFTSVMMDGSLEADAKTPASYDYNVNVTKEVVDVAHAIGVSVEGELGCLGSLETGKGEAEDGHGFEGELSKDQLLTDPAEAADFVAKTKVDALAIAIGTSHGAYKFTRKPTGEVLAISRIAEIHKAIPNTHLVMHGSSSVPQEWLEMINKYGGAIPETYGVPVEEIQEGIRNGVRKVNIDTDNRLAFTAAVREAAMADPANFDPRHFNKPARKYMKQVCLDRYQQFWAAGNASKIKQRDINFYSGLYAKGTLDPKTAVAA; encoded by the coding sequence ATGGCGCTCGTTCCGCTTCGACTTCTGCTCGACCATGCCGCGGAAAACGGCTACGGCATCCCTGCTTTCAACGTCAACAACCTTGAGCAGGTGCAGTCGATCATGGAGGCGGCTCACGAGACTGACTCTCCTGTGATCCTCCAGGCTTCACGTGGGGCACGCACTTACGCAGGTGAGAATTTCCTGCGTCATCTGATCCTGGCGGCCGTTGAGACCTATCCCGACATCCCTGTCGTGATGCACCAAGACCACGGCAATAGCCCTGCAACTTGCTTCGGAGCAGCTGCTAACGGCTTCACCTCCGTGATGATGGATGGTTCCCTTGAGGCTGATGCCAAGACTCCTGCGAGTTACGACTACAACGTCAACGTCACCAAGGAAGTGGTGGACGTTGCCCATGCCATCGGCGTGAGTGTTGAAGGCGAATTGGGTTGCCTTGGCTCCCTTGAAACCGGTAAAGGCGAAGCCGAAGACGGCCACGGTTTTGAAGGTGAGCTTTCCAAGGATCAGCTGCTGACCGATCCCGCTGAAGCTGCTGACTTCGTCGCCAAGACCAAGGTGGATGCCTTGGCAATCGCCATCGGTACAAGCCACGGTGCCTACAAGTTCACCCGCAAGCCCACGGGTGAAGTGCTTGCGATCAGCCGTATCGCTGAAATCCACAAAGCCATCCCCAACACCCATCTGGTGATGCATGGCTCCTCCTCCGTTCCCCAGGAATGGTTGGAAATGATCAACAAGTACGGCGGTGCCATCCCTGAGACCTACGGCGTTCCAGTGGAAGAAATTCAGGAAGGCATCCGTAACGGTGTTCGCAAAGTGAACATCGACACCGACAACCGTTTGGCCTTCACCGCTGCCGTGCGTGAAGCAGCCATGGCTGATCCTGCCAACTTCGACCCCCGTCACTTCAACAAGCCCGCTCGTAAGTACATGAAGCAGGTTTGCTTGGATCGCTACCAGCAGTTCTGGGCTGCCGGTAACGCCAGCAAGATCAAGCAGCGCGACATCAACTTCTACTCCGGCCTTTATGCAAAAGGCACCCTTGACCCCAAGACAGCAGTTGCTGCCTGA
- a CDS encoding class I fructose-bisphosphate aldolase translates to MSLSAYSKELIATANALAESGKGILAVDESTKTIGKRLGGIQVENTEANRQAYRGMLFTTAGLGDFISGAILYEETLFQSHADGETMVQKLNKAGIIPGIKVDKGLCPLPGAKSVETVCTGLDGLVERAADYYAQGARFAKWRAVLQITADGCPSDLAIRENAWGLARYARSVQESGLVPIIEPEILMDGDHSIEVTAAVQEQILKEVYFACQLNGVLLEGTLLKPSMTIQGADCAHKSDPQIVAEMTVRTLERCVPASVPGIVFLSGGLSEEAASVYLNNMNKISRKAQWNLGFSYGRALQHSCLKAWAGKDQVAGQAALLARAKANSEASQARYVPGSQPSSDEQLFVAGYTY, encoded by the coding sequence ATGTCTCTCTCCGCTTATTCCAAAGAGTTAATTGCAACAGCCAACGCTTTGGCAGAGTCGGGGAAGGGAATCCTTGCTGTTGATGAGTCCACTAAGACCATCGGGAAGCGACTAGGTGGAATCCAAGTTGAAAATACTGAGGCTAATCGCCAGGCCTACCGTGGAATGCTGTTTACAACGGCAGGTCTTGGTGACTTTATTAGTGGCGCAATCTTGTACGAAGAAACCTTGTTTCAGAGCCATGCTGATGGCGAAACAATGGTTCAGAAGTTAAACAAAGCGGGGATAATTCCTGGTATCAAAGTGGATAAAGGCCTTTGCCCTTTACCCGGAGCCAAATCCGTTGAAACCGTTTGTACAGGCCTTGATGGCTTGGTGGAGCGGGCTGCAGATTATTACGCCCAAGGCGCACGTTTTGCAAAATGGCGAGCTGTACTTCAGATCACGGCTGATGGATGCCCCTCTGACCTGGCCATTCGTGAAAATGCATGGGGCCTAGCCCGTTATGCACGTTCTGTTCAGGAATCAGGTCTTGTGCCAATCATTGAGCCTGAGATTTTGATGGATGGTGATCATTCGATTGAAGTCACAGCAGCGGTTCAAGAACAGATTCTTAAGGAGGTGTACTTCGCTTGCCAGCTCAACGGAGTTCTGCTCGAGGGCACTCTTCTCAAGCCTTCGATGACAATTCAAGGAGCCGACTGTGCTCACAAATCTGATCCTCAAATTGTTGCAGAAATGACCGTGAGAACACTGGAGCGTTGTGTTCCTGCCAGTGTTCCTGGAATTGTCTTTTTATCAGGCGGTTTGAGTGAAGAAGCGGCGTCGGTGTATCTCAACAACATGAATAAGATTTCAAGAAAAGCGCAATGGAATCTTGGTTTCTCCTACGGACGCGCTTTGCAGCATTCCTGCCTCAAGGCATGGGCTGGTAAGGATCAAGTGGCAGGCCAGGCAGCCTTGCTTGCGCGGGCAAAAGCCAACTCTGAGGCCTCACAAGCGCGTTACGTGCCAGGCTCTCAACCCTCATCAGACGAGCAGCTTTTTGTAGCCGGCTACACCTACTAA
- a CDS encoding Gfo/Idh/MocA family protein, whose amino-acid sequence MALPSSSHSPIGVAIAGLGFGESVHLKALAAQSDLEGVALWHPRRERLDQACLEHNLPGYHDWESLLSDPRVQAVIIATPPEPRFALALQALKAGKHLLLEKPVALKAESVAELQRIAIQNRLSVAVDYEYRAVPLFMQAARMLEAGAVGTPWLVKLDWLMSSRADASRPWSWYSQREAGGGVLGALGTHAFDMLAWLIGPIRSVQGLNSVSIKERPHPSGGMAPVDAEDVSLIQMQLDWQGRSDQRVPAQVNLASVARNGRGCWLEIYGSHGSLTLGSSNQKDYVHGFGLWHTPMGEATRNIEADAEFMFPTTWSDGRVAPVARIQSWWAHSIQTGAPMVPGLSEGLISQQACDQSLAGTD is encoded by the coding sequence ATGGCGCTCCCATCTTCAAGCCATTCCCCCATTGGAGTGGCGATTGCGGGTCTTGGCTTTGGTGAATCGGTTCATCTGAAAGCCCTTGCCGCTCAATCTGATCTGGAAGGAGTAGCGCTCTGGCATCCCCGCCGTGAACGCCTAGATCAGGCCTGCCTTGAGCACAATCTCCCTGGTTATCACGATTGGGAGTCTTTGCTCAGCGACCCTCGCGTGCAGGCGGTGATCATTGCCACTCCTCCTGAGCCTCGCTTTGCGTTAGCCCTTCAAGCGCTAAAAGCAGGCAAACACTTGTTGCTTGAAAAGCCTGTTGCTCTCAAGGCTGAATCGGTGGCAGAGCTGCAACGCATCGCCATCCAGAACCGGCTCAGTGTTGCGGTGGATTATGAGTATCGGGCTGTGCCTCTGTTCATGCAGGCTGCGAGGATGCTGGAGGCAGGAGCCGTAGGCACTCCGTGGCTGGTGAAACTCGACTGGTTGATGAGCAGCCGTGCGGATGCGTCTCGACCATGGAGCTGGTATTCACAACGGGAAGCCGGTGGAGGTGTGCTCGGTGCCCTTGGTACCCATGCTTTCGACATGTTGGCTTGGTTGATCGGACCGATTCGATCCGTTCAAGGTCTCAATAGCGTGTCGATTAAGGAGCGTCCCCATCCCAGTGGGGGCATGGCTCCAGTGGATGCTGAAGATGTCTCGCTGATTCAGATGCAGCTCGATTGGCAGGGCCGCTCTGATCAGAGGGTTCCAGCCCAGGTCAATTTGGCGTCTGTGGCCCGCAATGGTCGAGGTTGCTGGCTGGAGATCTATGGATCTCATGGAAGCCTCACGCTCGGTAGCTCAAACCAAAAGGATTATGTCCATGGCTTCGGGCTGTGGCACACGCCGATGGGAGAGGCCACTCGCAATATCGAGGCGGATGCTGAGTTCATGTTCCCCACCACTTGGAGTGATGGTCGTGTGGCGCCGGTGGCCCGCATCCAGAGCTGGTGGGCGCACAGCATTCAAACCGGTGCTCCCATGGTGCCTGGCCTGTCAGAGGGGCTGATCAGTCAGCAAGCATGTGATCAATCACTCGCGGGAACCGATTGA
- the accD gene encoding acetyl-CoA carboxylase, carboxyltransferase subunit beta yields MSLFDWFADRRKGQYVGKVNQEPDEGDGLWSKCPECGQVVYRKDLLSNASVCGNCGYHHRIDSTERIAVLVDPNSFVPMDQELQPTDPLGFKDRRAYADRLRETQASTGLRDGVITGLCEVEGIPMALAVMDFRFMGGSMGSVVGEKITRLVEVATAKKLPLLIVCASGGARMQEGMLSLMQMAKISGALERHREAGVLYMPLLTHPTTGGVTASFAMLGDLILAEPKALIGFAGRRVIEQTLREKLPDNFQTAEYLQEHGFVDSIVPRTQLRSTLASLLRLHGCESRVASS; encoded by the coding sequence TTGAGTTTGTTCGACTGGTTCGCTGACCGCCGTAAGGGTCAGTACGTCGGCAAGGTGAATCAAGAGCCCGATGAAGGGGATGGTCTTTGGAGTAAGTGCCCAGAGTGTGGGCAGGTGGTGTATCGCAAGGATCTGCTGAGCAACGCAAGTGTTTGCGGCAACTGTGGGTATCACCACCGCATCGATAGCACTGAGCGCATTGCGGTGTTGGTGGATCCCAACAGCTTCGTGCCCATGGATCAAGAGCTTCAACCCACGGATCCATTGGGTTTTAAAGACCGCAGGGCCTATGCGGATCGCCTGCGCGAAACTCAGGCCAGCACAGGGCTTCGAGACGGTGTTATCACTGGGCTCTGTGAGGTTGAGGGCATCCCTATGGCTCTTGCCGTGATGGATTTCCGTTTTATGGGCGGTTCGATGGGTTCGGTGGTTGGTGAAAAGATCACCCGCTTGGTGGAAGTCGCGACTGCCAAAAAGCTGCCACTCCTCATTGTGTGTGCGTCAGGTGGAGCAAGGATGCAGGAGGGGATGCTCAGCCTGATGCAGATGGCCAAGATTTCTGGTGCTTTGGAGCGCCACCGTGAGGCGGGCGTGTTGTACATGCCTTTGCTTACTCACCCCACCACCGGGGGAGTTACAGCAAGTTTTGCGATGCTTGGTGATCTGATTTTGGCGGAGCCAAAAGCTCTCATTGGCTTTGCAGGGAGGCGCGTGATTGAACAGACCCTGAGGGAAAAATTACCGGATAATTTTCAGACTGCTGAATATCTGCAAGAGCACGGATTCGTGGATTCGATTGTTCCGCGTACACAATTGCGATCGACCTTGGCGAGTTTGCTCAGATTGCACGGCTGTGAATCTCGGGTCGCCAGCTCATGA
- a CDS encoding A24 family peptidase: protein MNSALGLVLVVAGACVGSFANVVAWRLPREESVVWPGSHCPKCGQAVRWHDNVPVLGWLWLQGRCRDCHQGISSRYPLVELLSALLWLSALWGDGLLAASDQLGLAFLNVLAGIVLISVLLPLVLIDIDHLWLPEPLCRMGVLLGLAFTGALYLVIPGPEASAVLLNHLLAASAGLLALEGLSALAERMLGQPALGLGDAKLAAVAGAWLGLGGVLVALAIAVFSGAIFGSIGRVSGRLGPRQPFPFGPFIALGIWLTWLGGPEWWGQQWLSLFGGV, encoded by the coding sequence GTGAATAGTGCACTGGGCTTGGTCCTTGTGGTGGCTGGAGCCTGTGTGGGGAGTTTTGCCAATGTGGTGGCCTGGCGATTGCCTCGCGAAGAATCAGTGGTGTGGCCTGGCAGCCACTGCCCGAAGTGTGGGCAAGCAGTGCGCTGGCACGACAATGTGCCTGTGTTGGGGTGGCTCTGGCTTCAGGGACGTTGTCGCGATTGCCATCAGGGCATCTCGAGCCGTTACCCATTGGTGGAACTTTTGAGTGCCCTCCTTTGGCTGAGTGCATTGTGGGGAGATGGATTGCTCGCTGCTTCCGATCAATTAGGCCTGGCATTTCTCAATGTGCTGGCAGGAATTGTTCTCATCAGCGTGCTACTTCCATTGGTGTTGATTGATATCGACCATCTTTGGCTCCCCGAACCTCTTTGCAGGATGGGGGTGTTGCTTGGCCTTGCCTTCACCGGGGCTCTCTATCTGGTGATCCCAGGGCCAGAAGCCAGTGCCGTGCTTCTCAATCATCTTTTGGCGGCATCAGCAGGATTGCTGGCGCTGGAAGGGTTAAGCGCCCTTGCAGAGCGCATGCTTGGACAACCCGCCCTTGGCCTTGGTGACGCCAAATTGGCAGCTGTCGCGGGAGCTTGGCTCGGCTTGGGCGGCGTTTTGGTTGCTTTGGCAATCGCCGTTTTTAGTGGTGCAATCTTTGGCTCGATTGGACGAGTGTCTGGACGGTTAGGGCCGAGACAGCCCTTCCCCTTTGGCCCCTTTATTGCCCTTGGAATTTGGCTGACCTGGCTCGGCGGTCCTGAATGGTGGGGCCAGCAATGGCTCAGCCTGTTTGGTGGCGTTTAA